In Atopobium sp. oral taxon 416, the genomic stretch CAATATCTGCTCTGAGTTTGGTTCCCAGAACATCCAGTGCAACGGTATTGGATCGGGCTATATTGCAACTCCGCAGACCGCTCCGCTCCGTGAGCGTCAGGCGGATGGCTCCCATAACCCGTTTGATTCCTTCATTCTCTCTAAGACCCCTGCTGAGCGCTGGGGCACCCCGGAGGACCTGATGGGCTCTGCCGTATTCCTGGCTTCCGATGCCTCCAACTTCGTCAACGGACAGATCCTCTATGTGGACGGCGGCATCCTGGCCTACATCGGTAAGCAGCCTGAGGTATAGAACTACTTACATAAGTACTCAGATAATCTGTACATAGAAAGGTTGAACAGATATGAAGATCGCTCTTATCAATGAGAACAGCCAAGCGGCTAAGAATGCAATGATCGAGAAGGTCCTGAAGAAAGTCGTCGAGCCGATGGGCCACCAGGTATTCAATTACGGTATGTATTCTCCTGACGATGAAGCACAGCTCACCTATGTCCAGAACGGCATCCTCGCTGCTATCCTGCTCAACAGTGGTGCGGCTGACTATGTCGTAACCGGCTGCGGTACCGGCGAGGGCGCTATGCTCGGCCTCAACAGCTTCCCGGGTGTAATCTGCGGCCATGTGGAGGATGCACTGGATGCTTATACCTTCGCACAGATCAACGACGGTAATGCAGTAGCGATTCCGTTTGCGCTTAAGAATGGTTGGGGACAGGAGCTCAACCTCGAGTACATCTTCGAGAAGCTATTTGGTTTTGGTTCCGGCAATGGCTATCCTGCAGAGCGCGTTGAGCCTGAGCAGCGCAACAAGAAAATCCTGGCCAAGGTCCGTGCAACGATCATGCGTCCGCTCACTGAGATCCTTCCTGAGCTCGATCAGGATCTGGTCAAAGGTGCTCTTGCTGGTAAGCACTTTGATGAGTACTTCTTTGCCAACGCAAAGGATCAGAAGATCATCGATCTAGTTAAATCACTGCGTGCTTAGTTTATAGTTTTACTGATTAGGTTTACTATAGGTTTACCAATTTGAAGTTGAGGGGAATCTCTATGCTTCTCAGCTTCCTATCTATCAAGAGAAAACCCGAGGGGAGGAGCTCACGTGGCAGAGGCGAAACAACATCGACGGATAACCATTACGGATATTGCCCGCATGGCTCAAACCTCGAAGACGACCGTTTCCTTCTTTTTAAATGGCAAAACAGAGCGCATGAGCGAGGCTACTAAAGAGCGCATACGGGAAGTTATCAAGAAAACCGGCTACGCCCCAAGCCCGGTTGCCCGTGGCATGAACGCCAAGCATTCACATCTGATTGGCGTCATAATAGGCGACATCACCAACTCGTTTGCCAATAGACTAGTCCAAGGTGTTGCGGAGGCGGCTGAAAGACGGGATTACAGCCTTCTGGTGTGCAGCTCCAACTTTAATCGGCACGCTGAGCTGAATTACATCGACCGTCTGCTCGCTGTGGGCGTCGATGGGTTCATTGTGCAGCCGACCGCACAATCGATGGAAGTCACAAAAGCTATCGAACAGGCGGGGAAGTCTTTGGTATTCCTCGACTCAAACCTCTACGGTGCCAACTCCTATTGGGTGAAGACCGACAACTACAATTCATCTTACAGAGCAGTATGCTCCTGCGTTGAGGCAGGCTATGAGAAGTTTGCCATCATCTGTGCTACTCCGGGGCTGATCACCTCGCGTATTGAGCGCTTCGGTGGCTTTATGGAAGCAGTGCAGGAATCCGGAAAGGAATTCGAGCAGTTTGAGTTCAATGGGGACCAGGTAGATCAGAAAGCGGTCGGAGACTTCCTCCATAAGGTGATTGATGGGAAAACGCCGACGCTTATCTTTGTACCGAATTGCTGGGCGTTGCCGGATATCTATACTGCGATGAGCCCATATTACAAACTGATGCCCAACACTGTGGGTCTCTTAGGCTTCGACAATACCGAATGGATCAAACTCGCTTCTCCCAGTGTCTCTGCGGTGATACAGCCGGCGCATGAAGAGGGTAGAATCGCCTGTGATCTGCTCGTTGACAGTATTGAGCACTGTGACATCAAAGAAGCGCACCAGATTCTACAGTGTGATACTTGGTGGGGAGACTCCACCAAGTATGTGGACCCTTCACTCGTGAGTCTTTAGGATCGTCCTATTTCTTGTGAATTATGATTGATTCTGACACCAATGAAAGCGGTTGCAACAACCGTCTACAAAAGACTATTCAGGTACTTCATGACAGGATAGAAGGAGACAACTGTCGTTGGCCGTATCTGGTTGTAGCTGTTTCCCGTGCATGGTGTGCTATAGATAAAGACTGGTAAATGAGCTATTATTACTCAATCACTCTGTAGATATAAGATCGGGGGTGCGGACGATTTCTTGAAGCTTATCACGCCGCCCCTTTGAGTGCAGCCCTCTGGTACTCCATGGGCGTCCTCCAGCCCAGCGACAGCTTCCTCCTGGACTCGTTGTACTCCACCATCCGGCGGTCGACCTGCGCGATGAAGTCCTTCGCGCTCCAGCTGGACCAGTCCCTCCAGTAGAACCTCTCGTTCTTCATGATCTCGAAGAAGCCTTCTGATGCGCCGCATGCGATTATATACTGAATAGGCACCAGACAGCAGGCAGGGAAGTTTGACCATCCGGCGTCCAGCACATAACGTGTTTCTCTACAGGGATTCAAGGGAGTCGAGGATATTCCCCCTGCGCTCTGTAGCGTCTGTACCCGGATTCCTGCCGGCTGCGACAAGGCCCTTTGCCAGCGCATCCTCCTTCCTGGACATGCTCGCGATCATGTACCTGTGCGTCGTCTGTACGCTCTCGTGCCCCAGCCATATGGCAATCGTCGAGAGATCGACTTTGGACTCCAGCATGGACAATCGTGCAGGAGTGGCGGAACACATGGGGCTTAGATTCGCTTCCCGGCGAGGGCAGGATGGACCTCCGGCGCACGGCCGCCTCGATCCGCGATCTTGCACCCGACCTGCTCAGATGTTTGACATTTCTTCCAGGGAAGACGAAGTCGTCGAGTTTAATCTGTAACGCTCGCGTTTAGGTCTGCACATCCGGCCGCGGCTCGAGCAGCGACAGATCCGTCGGGTCGATCCCGAGCTTGCCACAGAGCGCCGCGGTCCTCTTCTTGACCGGCACCGCCTGCCAACCCCCTTCCGTCCTGCAAGCCCTGACCTTGTGCAGGGTCTGCACGCAATCCTCGTAGCTCACGCCGCGGGAGTGCCCCGTGGCGGCGATCGCCTCGAGTATGCGGGCGGCGATCGTGGCGCAGAGGTGGTTCAGAAAGAGGAGCCCCTCGGTCGCCTCGTCGAGTCTGAGCGTGTCCCCGTAGATCTTGAAGAACTGCTCGACGCCCTGCCTTTGCTTGTAGAGCTCGTAGATGGCGCGACCCGACAGGTCGCAGCGGTCGGTGCGTATGGTGAGGGTGCCCGTCTCGGCGCGCTCGGCCAGCTTGGCGGCGACGTTTTCGGGCTCAAGGGCGGCGAACTGGGCGTCGGTGAGCCTGCCGCGGCCGCGCGCCCTGCGCTTGAGCTCGGCTGCGCGCTTCGCCTCGAGGCCCTCCTCCTTCATATGAGCCCTGTCAATATAATGGACAGAGGAATCTCAGATTTTTTATGCGACCTGCATCGCTTCCGGATCATACGCAAGGCCTCTCTCGAGGCGCTCGAAGAACTCCTGCATCACCTCTGCGGGCACGCGATCTCCTATGGACTTATGCGGGCGGAAGCGGTTGTAGTACGACTCGATTAAACTCGTGTGCCTTGTGCTTGGTCGTGGATGCATCTAAGAGGCGCTTATGGTAGTACCATTCGTTCTTGAGCGTGGCGAAAAGCGATTCGGCGAGCGCATTGTCGTGGCAGCTTCCGGTTCTCCCCACGGAGAGCCTCACGTCGTGTGCAGCTGAGCAGGCGGCCAGCTCTGAGCTTATGTACTGGCTGCCTGGGCTGCTTAGAATATGGCCCCTTTGGCCACGTATCCGCGCGAATATGCCATCTTCAGGGCAAAGACGACAAGCCCTGCCCTCATGTTGTCCTGTATGCTTCAGCCCACCACCATGTGTGTGCACAGATCGTGTGCGACGGCGAGATATATAAAGCCTGCCGTGGTCCTGAGATAGGTTGTATCGCCCACGAGCTTGGCTGTCGGCACAAGACACGAAAAGTCGCGCCGGGTGAGGGCGGGGCGCTCAGGGGTATCAGGTGCGGGCAGTATCGTCCTCTTGGAGGCATTGGATCAGATGCCGCAGATCCCCCAGCTTAGCCATGCACCTGCGCACGCGGTAGCGGGTCGTGCCTGTAAATTTTGCGTAACTTTGGATCTCCTGTGAGCTTGGATCAGACCCTGCAGGAGCTAAAGCGCCTGTCGCTTTCCTCCCATATCGCGCAGATGGCTTCCTTGAGGGGACCCCATAGGTCCTCACCGCCTTTGGCCTTGAGCCATCTGTAGAAGTGAGCCCTGCTCACCTCCAGTACGCGCTCCATCATCGAGACGCTGTAGGTTGCCCTCTTTGCCAGCATGAGCTAAAACCTGTCCTTCAACAGAGGTTTCTGGCGAAGAAGGCTGCCACTTTTTAGGAACTCGTTCTCGCTTTCAAGCTCGTGTATACGCCTGTTGGCCCTGTCGAGCTGCTTGTGCTCGTCGATCCTTTCCTGGGTCACCCTTTTGGTCTTTGAGTGCTTGATGATCCAGTCGTTTAAGGTCTTGTCGTTGGCCTCAAGCTTTGCGGCGCATCCTTTGATGCTCTTCTTCGGGTTGGCCTTACGTGCCTTCCTGTAGTACTTGATGGCCTCAAGGTGATACTTCTTCAGTGTAGTGCCTGGGTGTTTCCGGCTTCGTGCGGGACTTTGCCTTCTCTATCTCGCTTGCGCTCACCGACATCTCATCTCTTCAATCTGTTGGCGGTGCTGGGTGGGTATCTGGACAGAGCATATCTGCTGCCAGTCCCTGAATCCCACTGTCCACCAAAAGATTACAGCTCATCCGGTGCCGGGAGTGCGCCACGATGCCGTCCATGTGCGACTCCACGAGCCTGGCGAACCTTAGCGAAGTGCCTGTCTCCCGTTCCGCGGCAGACCTCCACTATCTGCTCCATCGCATCGCGCATGCGCTTCTGCTGCCTGTAGCCGTAGGCCCTGGAGAGCATCTCACCTACGATGTCGCAGGCAGCAAGCAGCTCGTTTTGGGCTATGAGGTCCTTGTACCTCTGGCGGCTTCCGCCCTTCTGGGTGGCCTCCTGCTTTCCGAAGAGGGCGCTTCCCCTTGAGACGATCTTTCCGGCACGTGCATCCTGCTCCTTCCTCTTCCTGGTGTCCGCACAGGACTTAAGGATGTATGTGGAGTGCTTAAGGGGCACGCGCGGCCTCAGCGTCGCCCTCCTCCTTAAGCCTTGCCTGCTCGTCTTTCCTGACCTTACAGATGACCTTCTCGTTGAAGTTCTTCACGAGGTGGAACCTGTCATAGACGACATCCAGGCGCGGGTGCCTCTTAAGGAATGCCCGCTCGAAGTCGGCGTTCATGTCGCAGGCGATGGCCTCCACATGCAAACATCCACTCAGCGAGCACGAAGTCGCAGAATTCATGCACAACCTGTCTCTTCTTGGAGTATGCAAGCCACAGCACATGCCCCATCTTAAGGTCTATGATCACGGTGGCCCAGCGGCGGCAATTGTGCAGCTTGAACTCGTCTGCGCCCAGGTAGCGTGCCGGCTTGCGGAGCTTCCTCTCTTTGTCCCCATCCTCCTCCGTATAGAGCGCCCCGAGCCTCGCCCTGTCGATCTTTTTCACGACATTTCTGTTGAGCCCTGTTATGAGGAACACTGCCTTGAGGGTCTGGCCCAAGGCGAGCAGGTCATACACGAATGTCAGGAGCGGCAGCGTGATGCGCTGGCCGGGTGCCCTGAAGGAGACGTCCTCGATGCAGGATGCCCCGCACTCCCTGCACGCCCATCTTGGCCGGGATACCTCGATCCTTGCCCTCTCCATCCCCAGAGGGAGGTGCCGAAGCGTGATGGGGGCCTTCCCGTTTTTCTCCATGGCCTTTCCGCAGCAGGGGCAGCATGGAGCTTCCTTGGCAACCATCCTGCCTGGGATAGTGAGGATCTGCACTGCCCTCTGGCATCTCCTGGTGGATGTCTCGAACTCCTCTGTGCGTGTGCTCTCTTGCGGCGTGCCTGTCTGCACGAAGCCGTCCAGATGCGAGGGGATCTGGATGAAGCCAGGAGCGGCAGCCTCATCGGCATGGGAAACGGCGGGCAGCTGGGCTGCCGCGGATGCTACACTTGTCATCGCGCTCCATTCCTCTTAGAGTCTGTATGTCGCAATGCAAGATTCTAGAGGATGGCCGCTTCTCTGTCTTTCTGGGCATCTGCCCACAGCTTTTAGGATTGAACCAGAAAAAGGTGCGAAGACGCAAGGCCGCCAACGCGGCGGCGATCGAGCTCGGAACCGGCAACGGCCGCGTCGAGGCGATCAACAACAAGATCAAGGTAACGGTCAGGATGGGCTATGGCTTTCGCAACACCGACAACCTCATCGAACTGCTCATGTTGAGGTGCTCCGACAACAGGCCGACGCTTCCGGGAAGGGCCGAGGAAAGTACGAAGAAGAAGGCTGCTTAGATGAACTTCTCACCCATAGAAACTACCGAAGGCTCAGAAAATATCCTGTTCCACTAGTCATTGGCTAGCATCAATTCTGTTGAAGTATTGGCTCTATTAAGAGCGTCTTTCACTATTCCATTGGGATCTGCATCCATAATAATTGCTGAAAACTCAGAAAGCTTTGCGAACTGGATAAATCCGTTTGCATTCACTTTTGATGAATCCATGAGTAAATAGCTTGTATTCGCATGATTCATTAGGTTGACTTTAATAGATGCTTCTGGCTCGTATTCCGTCATGAATCCTTGATTAGCCAAGAAAGCATTAGTCCCCATGAATGCTTTATCAAAATGAAGTGTCTGAATGGTTGAGAGCGTCAACTGCCCATATGTATACCTGTGTTCTCGCCTAAACGTACCACCCAGAACTACCAAGTCTATATCTAGTAGATTTCTTTCGATATATTCAGCAATAGCAAAATCATTAGTAACTACAGTAATGTCCTGTTTATTGGCTAGTTGCTTAGCGAATTCTAATGTCGTTGAACCAGTATCGATAGCGATTACATCCCCATTATGGATTAGCTTCGCTGCTTCAACAGCAATCCGTCTCTTTTGATCTATATTTACCACCATACGCTCACGTGGAACAGAGACATGTCTCGCTAAACCAAGTGAAACAGCGCCACCATACATTCTCTTAAGTTTTCCTTCTTTTTCAAGGATATTTAGGTCGCTACGCGCTGTTACTGCAGATACTCCAAATTCCTTAGTAAGGTCTCCTATTAAAACAGAGTGGTTACGCTTAACCATCTCCATAATACGTGCTCTACGATCGATCGCTAATATTTTATCGGAATTTTCCCGAGTTCCAGCCTGACGAGACATCTCTACTCCAATTAATATTTAATTCTTTGTTAGATCACAATTGACCTGAGAAAGGCCCAATGTTGTCTGGACCTTTGCCTACAATACATGTCGCCAAACAAAGACATCGAGAAACGGAAGGGCCCAGATAGATTCAATGATACTGCAGCGGATCGAGAAGATGGGCATCGAGGGAAAGCGCGAGCTCCTAGGGAAACGATGATTAATTCCCAATGATGTGCCAGAAAGGACCAGCCACGTGGCCTTTCGCGGCCGGCATAGGCATTAATCATCGTTTCCCTAGGCCGGAATGCAGGAAAGGCAGGGAAGGATGCTCATCCAGCACGTGCAAGAGCCGCCATCCTTACATCCATCCTGCCCCATGCACCGCAATAAGGCTCCAAGACAGATCAAGCGACGCTGGGAGCCGGGAGGTGCAGCCTGCCGGCAAAAGATGCACATGGGTAAGGTTTGCAAGGGCGAGGCAGACTCGAGTGTACAGGTATCTTCTCTATCCCCCTAGTAGCGCTTCCTTAAGGGGCAGAAGCGCCGCTTCACGATAAGGAAGGGTGCTTCTGCCTTTGAGCGGCCGGATGCCTTCCTGGACTCGATGCTCTTCTCGGAGAAGAGCGCACAGGCAAGGCCCTCTCTAGTCGAAGGCTTCCTTAGCAACGCTTTAGCGCATAGATGAGAGGTGTGGGTCTTTATGCGTCCTTAAGGGCGCTTCGCTATACCTATATAGCCTAAAGTCTACATAGCAGAACCTGTCATCTTCCCTTACGAGTGCATGTGCCACAGGATATGTCAGATACATTCTAGGCGCTTGGTCTTTA encodes the following:
- a CDS encoding RpiB/LacA/LacB family sugar-phosphate isomerase, with the translated sequence MKIALINENSQAAKNAMIEKVLKKVVEPMGHQVFNYGMYSPDDEAQLTYVQNGILAAILLNSGAADYVVTGCGTGEGAMLGLNSFPGVICGHVEDALDAYTFAQINDGNAVAIPFALKNGWGQELNLEYIFEKLFGFGSGNGYPAERVEPEQRNKKILAKVRATIMRPLTEILPELDQDLVKGALAGKHFDEYFFANAKDQKIIDLVKSLRA
- a CDS encoding LacI family DNA-binding transcriptional regulator — its product is MAEAKQHRRITITDIARMAQTSKTTVSFFLNGKTERMSEATKERIREVIKKTGYAPSPVARGMNAKHSHLIGVIIGDITNSFANRLVQGVAEAAERRDYSLLVCSSNFNRHAELNYIDRLLAVGVDGFIVQPTAQSMEVTKAIEQAGKSLVFLDSNLYGANSYWVKTDNYNSSYRAVCSCVEAGYEKFAIICATPGLITSRIERFGGFMEAVQESGKEFEQFEFNGDQVDQKAVGDFLHKVIDGKTPTLIFVPNCWALPDIYTAMSPYYKLMPNTVGLLGFDNTEWIKLASPSVSAVIQPAHEEGRIACDLLVDSIEHCDIKEAHQILQCDTWWGDSTKYVDPSLVSL
- a CDS encoding integrase core domain-containing protein, whose translation is MRLSVGRTGSCHDNALAESLFATLKNEWYYHKRLLDASTTKHKAHEFNRVVLQPLPPA
- a CDS encoding transposase, with amino-acid sequence MNSATSCSLSGCLHVEAIACDMNADFERAFLKRHPRLDVVYDRFHLVKNFNEKVICKVRKDEQARLKEEGDAEAARAP
- a CDS encoding transposase family protein, which gives rise to MTSVASAAAQLPAVSHADEAAAPGFIQIPSHLDGFVQTGTPQESTRTEEFETSTRRCQRAVQILTIPGRMVAKEAPCCPCCGKAMEKNGKAPITLRHLPLGMERARIEVSRPRWACRECGASCIEDVSFRAPGQRITLPLLTFVYDLLALGQTLKAVFLITGLNRNVVKKIDRARLGALYTEEDGDKERKLRKPARYLGADEFKLHNCRRWATVIIDLKMGHVLWLAYSKKRQVVHEFCDFVLAEWMFACGGHRLRHERRLRAGIP
- a CDS encoding transposase yields the protein MSQCKILEDGRFSVFLGICPQLLGLNQKKVRRRKAANAAAIELGTGNGRVEAINNKIKVTVRMGYGFRNTDNLIELLMLRCSDNRPTLPGRAEESTKKKAA
- a CDS encoding DeoR/GlpR family DNA-binding transcription regulator, with amino-acid sequence MSRQAGTRENSDKILAIDRRARIMEMVKRNHSVLIGDLTKEFGVSAVTARSDLNILEKEGKLKRMYGGAVSLGLARHVSVPRERMVVNIDQKRRIAVEAAKLIHNGDVIAIDTGSTTLEFAKQLANKQDITVVTNDFAIAEYIERNLLDIDLVVLGGTFRREHRYTYGQLTLSTIQTLHFDKAFMGTNAFLANQGFMTEYEPEASIKVNLMNHANTSYLLMDSSKVNANGFIQFAKLSEFSAIIMDADPNGIVKDALNRANTSTELMLAND